Proteins from one Ahaetulla prasina isolate Xishuangbanna chromosome 2, ASM2864084v1, whole genome shotgun sequence genomic window:
- the LOC131189936 gene encoding histone H3.3A translates to MARTKQTARKSTGGKAPRKQLATKAARKSAPSTGGVKKPHRYRPGTVALREIRRYQKSTELLIRKLPFQRLVREIAQDFKTDLRFQSAAIGALQEASEAYLVGLFEDTNLCAIHAKRVTIMPKDIQLARRIRGERA, encoded by the exons ATGGCCCGTACCAAGCAGACTGCCCGTAAATCCACTGGTGGCAAAGCTCCACGTAAACAGCTGGCTACTAAAGCTGCTAGGAAAAGCGCCCCCTCTACTGGTGGAGTCAAGAAACCTCATCGCTACAG ACCTGGTACTGTGGCACTGCGTGAGATTCGCCGTTACCAAAAGTCAACAGAACTTTTGATTCGCAAACTTCCATTTCAGAGGCTTGTAAGGGAGATTGCCCAAGATTTCAAGACAGACTTAAGGTTCCAGAGTGCAGCCATTGGTGCACTGCAG GAGGCTAGTGAAGCCTATTTGGTGGGTCTGTTTGAAGACACAAATCTCTGTGCCATCCATGCCAAGAGAGTTACCATTATGCCCAAAGACATCCAGTTGGCTCGTAGG